The following coding sequences lie in one Prionailurus viverrinus isolate Anna chromosome X, UM_Priviv_1.0, whole genome shotgun sequence genomic window:
- the LOC125157771 gene encoding histone H2A-Bbd type 1-like, translating into MSGRRRRRHRRRRRRHAVSRSRRAELQFPVSRVERLLREGRYAPRLSASTPVFLTAVLEYLTANILELAGKEALDSHKMRITPEHVQRALGSNQHLRGLLENTTSPRVDGMPRVRKW; encoded by the coding sequence ATGTCTGGGAGGCGCCGCCGCCGGCACCGTCGCAGACGGAGGAGGCACGCGGTGTCCCGCTCCAGGAGAGCCGAGCTGCAATTCCCGGTCAGCCGCGTGGAGCGCCTGCTGCGAGAGGGTCGCTACGCCCCGCGCCTGAGTGCGTCCACCCCGGTCTTCCTGACCGCCGTTCTCGAGTACCTGACGGCCAACATCCTGGAGCTGGCGGGCAAGGAGGCTCTGGACAGCCACAAGATGCGCATCACCCCGGAGCACGTGCAGCGAGCCCTGGGCAGCAACCAGCACCTCAGGGGTCTCCTCGAGAACACCACCTCCCCTCGGGTGGATGGGATGCCCCGAGTTCGGAAGTGGTGA